One genomic segment of Gossypium arboreum isolate Shixiya-1 chromosome 3, ASM2569848v2, whole genome shotgun sequence includes these proteins:
- the LOC108474502 gene encoding uncharacterized protein LOC108474502 isoform X1 codes for MASSISDTALRLLLSCAKAIEDGDLKSADALLHIILVLADERPYLYESRLVKYFADALVRRAYGLHPASSYNTFPGNPAPYYHYNGYRINDIIKKVIDDALMGNRRLHLIDFSIPYENFEGSVLRTLPTFSGDPLPVRVSYILPPFLKKYVESFSQMEFLTKDAMNLNVKLEAELKVVYANSLAEVDEYKLDFKRRREDEMVVVYYKFKLDKLLTDGKAMERELVRLKEINPTIVIMLDFYSNHTHSNFLTCLEHSFQYYSNTCTFWCRYGIFLYSKYEWECNRDASEGNNIIRRHQTLSEWQRLFSIAGFTRIPLSHEKDDLIDFFFFDDSSFLEIMREEEECLILGYKECPMFFLSAWKPKVEDGHFNSISTNHQFGQGFNPNPLPLQPLQPFLEGFALNRLAAFTEIHDISKYLCCKYKLSLALTSASKVNNMNKPFWGPNKEFPFFIQSNSCYVKDLKSYQFMNHVVEVINSLIIEKAFESRDGYHFEPSITKLDLEYYPYALVKNYNIDVVVAICLQNRHTSNEVYIVQFYWPPTESEISKSLALRIFDDLKHMKTTFVSVKVQGTEIKFQEEAISSIPTSSNTAMPLKIVEEARNIDAIEINGHIEQVVAAPFNTLEGPYNQIIFNGDSQIGKTKGNKQRKSWSKVWVDFDKFEENGKQVAKCKHCPKVLTGSSKSGTTHLNNHSKVCPGKKKQNQETQSILPVDTNERSSTFDQERSHLDLVKVVIKHQYPLDLAGQEAFKNFVKGLQPMYEFQSRDKLLSDIHRIYNEEREKLQLYFDQLACKLNLIVSLWKNNHGKTAYCCLIAHFIDDGWELKMKILGLRKLEHVYDTKVVGGIIRSFVSVWNIRKKVCSITVDNSFLNDGMVHQIRENCVREQGSLSSAYWFISFTLLEDGFREMDSILSKLWKSIEYVTETTHGKLNFQEAVNQVKLQGGKSWDELSFKLESDSDILDSALRSREIFCKLEQIDDNFMLNLSMEEWEKAATLQSCFKCFDDIKGTQSLTANLYFPKLCNMYEEFGQLKKSNHPFVILMKRKFDNYWSLCNVAFTIAATLDPRLKFRSSCDETYDLENTMKLRRFRKVLMDVYFEYANEAKNLSASSSVLDDSNSLTAETTKDCIVSYFSKFASPSNVKEVASQKSELDCYLEETLLPSDADILGWWRVNSQRFPTLAKMARDFLAIPVSVSAPCSNISAMTINPAYSSLDPESMEALVCSQNWLESTKEKDGEHHEPMQNMDKRKRKMEENGTSTVKVFKNRNHEKASSNGDIASDFNKNDGSLSFDNWMEPQCSSSESVGEKAEIMEASVRNRDRLESSIGTKFLDTEPNHGRNIAASIEIPNDEPSFNSNQLDEFQSSSSESDDETTLREQGSWCREDVRTYLVSSFTNKEIKRLNRWKKSELSRKLIGRDKEFKLVGKKLKPLLMVPYCDETLIEYYIDDSVVNAFLNCLKEIR; via the exons ATGGCTTCTTCTATTTCTGACACCGCCTTGAGATTGTTACTATCCTGCGCTAAAGCTATTGAAGATGGGGATCTGAAAAGCGCCGATGCGCTCCTTCACATCATCTTGGTTCTTGCTGATGAGAGACCCTACTTATATGAAAGCAGACTGGTGAAATACTTTGCGGACGCTCTGGTTCGCCGAGCCTACGGACTGCATCCTGCTTCTTCCTACAACACTTTCCCGGGGAATCCTGCACCATATTATCATTATAACGGCTACCGTATTAATGACATCATAAAAAAAGTTATCGATGATGCTTTGATGGGAAACAGGCGATTGCACCTCATTGATTTCTCCATCCCGTATGAAAATTTTGAGGGTTCAGTTCTTCGTACACTACCGACCTTCTCCGGCGATCCTCTACCCGTCCGTGTAAGTTACATTCTTCCACCATTTCTGAAAAAATACGTAGAGTCCTTCAGCCAAATGGAGTTTTTGACTAAGGATGCCATGAATCTTAATGTAAAGTTGGAGGCTGAGTTGAAAGTGGTTTACGCCAATAGTTTGGCAGAAGTGGATGAATATAAATTAGATTtcaaaagaagaagagaagatgAAATGGTGGTGGTTTACTACAAATTCAAACTTGATAAGTTGCTAACAGATGGAAAAGCAATGGAGAGAGAGTTGGTAAGATTGAAGGAGATAAATCCGACGATTGTAATCATGCTAGACTTTTATTCTAATCATACCCACTCCAATTTCTTGACATGTTTGGAGCATTCTTTTCAGTATTACTCCAATACTTGCACATTCTGGTGTCGGTATGGCATTTTTTTATATTCGAAGTATGAGTGGGAGTGTAACAGAGATGCAAGTGAAGGTAATAATATAATTAGGCGGCACCAAACGTTGAGCGAATGGCAACGTCTCTTTTCAATTGCTGGTTTTACTCGAATTCCATTAAGCCACGAGAAAGATGATCttatagatttttttttctttgacgATAGTAGTTTTTTAGAAATAATGAGGGAGGAAGAAGAGTGTTTGATTTTAGGTTACAAGGAATGTCCAATGTTTTTCTTATCGGCATGGAAACCCAAAGTTGAAGATGGACACTTCAATTCCATTTCCACTAACCATCAGTTTGGACAag GTTTCAATCCAAATCCTCTGCCTCTtcaacctcttcaaccttttctAGAG gGTTTCGCATTAAATCGATTAGCTGCTTTTACTGAGATACATGACATATCAaaatatttatgttgtaaatataaGCTTTCATTAGCTTTAACATCGGCTTCTAAAGTCAACAATATGAATAAACCTTTTTGGGGTCCAAACAAGGAATTTCCTTTTTTTATCCAAAGTAATTCTTGTTATGTGAAAGATCTCAAATCTTATCAATTTATGAATCATGTAGTAGAGGTAATTAATAGCCTCATTATTGAGAAAGCATTTGAATCAAGGGACGGCTACCATTTTGAACCATCTATTACTAAGCTTGACCTAGAATACTACCCATATGCCCTAGTAAAGAATTATAACATAGATGTTGTTGTTGCCATCTGTCTACAAAATCGTCACACAAGTAATGAAGTTTATATAGTACAATTTTATTGGCCTCCAACTGAGAGTGAAATATCAAAATCATTAGCTCTTAGAATCTTCGATGACTTAAAACATATGAAGACAACGTTTGTATCAGTAAAAGTTCAAGGCACCGAAATTAAGTTCCAAGAAGAagccatttcaagcattcctacATCTTCAAACACAGCAATGCCTTTGAAAATAGTTGAAGAAGCAAGGAACATTGATGCAATAGAAATAAATGGGCATATTGAGCAG GTTGTTGCAGCTCCTTTTAACACACTAGAAGGGCCTTATAACCag ATTATTTTCAATGGTGACTCTCAGATTGGGAAAACAAAAGGAAACAAGCAGAGAAAGTCGTGGTCTAAGGTTTGGGTGGACTTTGATAAGTTTGAAGAAAATGGAAAACAAGTAGCCAAATGTAAACACTGCCCCAAGGTGCTTACAGGGTCAAGCAAGAGTGGAACCACACACTTGAATAACCACTCGAAAGTATGTCCTGGTAAGAAAAAACAAAATCAAGAAACCCAGTCGATACTTCCAGTTGATACCAATGAAAGAAGCTCAACGTTTGATCAAGAAAGGAGTCACTTGGATCTTGTGAAAGTGGTTATTAAGCATCAATATCCATTAGATCTGGCTGGTCAAGAAGCCTTCAAGAATTTTGTGAAAGGTTTGCAGCCAATGTATGAGTTTCAATCAAGAGATAAATTGTTATCTGACATACATCGCATCTATAATGAAGAGAGAGAGAAACTTCAGTTGTATTTTGATCAGCTTGCTTGCAAATTAAATTTGATAGTAAGTTTGTGGAAGAACAATCATGGAAAGACTGCATATTGTTGTTTGATAGCACATTTTATTGATGATGGTTGGGAACTAAAGATGAAGATTCTTGGCTTGAGGAAATTAGAGCATGTATATGACACAAAGGTCGTAGGCGGAATTATTCGGAGCTTTGTTTCGGTGTGGAATATAAGAAAGAAAGTATGTTCCATAACTGTGGATAACTCTTTTCTGAATGATGGTATGGTTCATCAGATAAGAGAAAATTGTGTTCGTGAGCAGGGCTCCCTTTCGTCAGCTTATTGGTTCATCAGTTTCACACTTCTTGAGGATGGGTTTCGTGAGATGGATAGCATACTTTCAAAGTTATGGAAATCCATTGAATATGTCACTGAAACAACACATGGAAAACTGAACTTTCAAGAAGCTGTAAATCAAGTGAAGCTACAAGGTGGGAAATCATGGGACGAACTTTCTTTCAAGCTGGAATCAGACTCGGACATACTTGATAGTGCCTTGAGATCAAGAGAAATATTTTGTAAGCTGGAGCAAATTGATGACAATTTTATGCTAAACCTATCAATGGAGGAATGGGAGAAGGCAGCAACTCTACAAAGTTGTTTCAAATGTTTTGATGATATCAAAGGAACTCAATCCCTTACTGCAAATTTGTACTTCCCGAAGCTCTGCAACATGTATGAGGAATTTGGTCAACTAAAAAAGAGCAATCATCCGTTTGTTATATTGATGAAGAGGAAATTTGACAACTATTGGAGCTTATGTAATGTGGCTTTCACTATTGCAGCTACTCTTGATCCAAGGTTAAAGTTTAGATCCTCATGTGATGAGACCTATGATCTTGAAAATACGATGAAGCTGAGAAGATTTCGTAAAGTTCTCATGGATGTTTACTTTGAGTATGCTAATGAAGCCAAAAATCTGAGTGCATCATCTTCGGTCTTGGATGATTCCAATTCTTTAACAGCAGAGACCACAAAAGATTGTATTGTGAGCTACTTCAGTAAATTTGCATCTCCAAGCAATGTTAAAGAGGTGGCTTCACAGAAGTCAGAGCTTGACTGTTATTTAGAAGAGACTTTGCTTCCCTCGGATGCAGACATACTTGGTTGGTGGCGTGTTAATTCTCAAAGGTTCCCTACACTTGCAAAGATGGCTCGTGATTTCCTCGCAATCCCAGTATCAGTTTCCGCACCATGTTCGAATATTAGTGCTATGACCATAAATCCAGCCTACAGTAGCTTAGACCCTGAGAGCATGGAAGCTTTGGTATGCAGTCAAAATTGGTTGGAATCTACAAAAGAAA AAGATGGAGAACATCATGAACCCATGCAAAATATG gataaaaggaaaagaaagatggAAGAGAATGGCACTTCAACTGTAAAAGTTTTCAAAAACCGGAATCATGAAAAAGCTAGTAGTAATGGAGACATTGCTAGTGATTTCAACAAAAATG ATGGTAGTCTATCTTTTGACAATTGGATGGAGCCACAATGTTCTTCTTCAGAGTCTGTTGGTGAAAAAGCAGAGATCATGGAAGCTTCGGTTCGCAATCGAGATAGGTTGGAATCGTCAATAGGAA CAAAATTTCTTGATACAGAACCTAATCATGGAAGAAACATTGCTGCCTCAATCGAAATTCCAAATGATGAACCATCATTCAACAGTAATCAATTGGATGAGTTTCAAAGCTCATCTTCCGAGTCTGATGATGAGACAACATTGAGGGAGCAAGGGTCATGGTGTAGAGAG GATGTTCGGACATATTTAGTCTCAAGCTTTACAAACAAGGAGATAAAAAGATTAAATAGATGGAAAAAGAGTGAGTTGAGTAG AAAATTGATTGGACGAGACAAGGAATTTAAATTAGTGGGCAAGAAACTAAAACCTTTACTCATGGTGCCTTATTGTGATGAAACACTAATAGAGTATTATATCGATGATTCG GTCGTTAATGCTTTTTTAAATTGCTTAAAGGAGATCCGATAA
- the LOC108474502 gene encoding uncharacterized protein LOC108474502 isoform X3 — translation MASSISDTALRLLLSCAKAIEDGDLKSADALLHIILVLADERPYLYESRLVKYFADALVRRAYGLHPASSYNTFPGNPAPYYHYNGYRINDIIKKVIDDALMGNRRLHLIDFSIPYENFEGSVLRTLPTFSGDPLPVRVSYILPPFLKKYVESFSQMEFLTKDAMNLNVKLEAELKVVYANSLAEVDEYKLDFKRRREDEMVVVYYKFKLDKLLTDGKAMERELVRLKEINPTIVIMLDFYSNHTHSNFLTCLEHSFQYYSNTCTFWCRYGIFLYSKYEWECNRDASEGNNIIRRHQTLSEWQRLFSIAGFTRIPLSHEKDDLIDFFFFDDSSFLEIMREEEECLILGYKECPMFFLSAWKPKVEDGHFNSISTNHQFGQGFNPNPLPLQPLQPFLEGFALNRLAAFTEIHDISKYLCCKYKLSLALTSASKVNNMNKPFWGPNKEFPFFIQSNSCYVKDLKSYQFMNHVVEVINSLIIEKAFESRDGYHFEPSITKLDLEYYPYALVKNYNIDVVVAICLQNRHTSNEVYIVQFYWPPTESEISKSLALRIFDDLKHMKTTFVSVKVQGTEIKFQEEAISSIPTSSNTAMPLKIVEEARNIDAIEINGHIEQVVAAPFNTLEGPYNQIIFNGDSQIGKTKGNKQRKSWSKVWVDFDKFEENGKQVAKCKHCPKVLTGSSKSGTTHLNNHSKVCPGKKKQNQETQSILPVDTNERSSTFDQERSHLDLVKVVIKHQYPLDLAGQEAFKNFVKGLQPMYEFQSRDKLLSDIHRIYNEEREKLQLYFDQLACKLNLIVSLWKNNHGKTAYCCLIAHFIDDGWELKMKILGLRKLEHVYDTKVVGGIIRSFVSVWNIRKKVCSITVDNSFLNDGMVHQIRENCVREQGSLSSAYWFISFTLLEDGFREMDSILSKLWKSIEYVTETTHGKLNFQEAVNQVKLQGGKSWDELSFKLESDSDILDSALRSREIFCKLEQIDDNFMLNLSMEEWEKAATLQSCFKCFDDIKGTQSLTANLYFPKLCNMYEEFGQLKKSNHPFVILMKRKFDNYWSLCNVAFTIAATLDPRLKFRSSCDETYDLENTMKLRRFRKVLMDVYFEYANEAKNLSASSSVLDDSNSLTAETTKDCIVSYFSKFASPSNVKEVASQKSELDCYLEETLLPSDADILGWWRVNSQRFPTLAKMARDFLAIPVSVSAPCSNISAMTINPAYSSLDPESMEALVCSQNWLESTKEKDGEHHEPMQNMDKRKRKMEENGTSTVKVFKNRNHEKASSNGDIASDFNKNDGSLSFDNWMEPQCSSSESVGEKAEIMEASVRNRDRLESSIGKPNHGRNIAASIEIPNDEPSFNSNQLDEFQSSSSESDDETTLREQGSWCREDVRTYLVSSFTNKEIKRLNRWKKSELSRKLIGRDKEFKLVGKKLKPLLMVPYCDETLIEYYIDDSVVNAFLNCLKEIR, via the exons ATGGCTTCTTCTATTTCTGACACCGCCTTGAGATTGTTACTATCCTGCGCTAAAGCTATTGAAGATGGGGATCTGAAAAGCGCCGATGCGCTCCTTCACATCATCTTGGTTCTTGCTGATGAGAGACCCTACTTATATGAAAGCAGACTGGTGAAATACTTTGCGGACGCTCTGGTTCGCCGAGCCTACGGACTGCATCCTGCTTCTTCCTACAACACTTTCCCGGGGAATCCTGCACCATATTATCATTATAACGGCTACCGTATTAATGACATCATAAAAAAAGTTATCGATGATGCTTTGATGGGAAACAGGCGATTGCACCTCATTGATTTCTCCATCCCGTATGAAAATTTTGAGGGTTCAGTTCTTCGTACACTACCGACCTTCTCCGGCGATCCTCTACCCGTCCGTGTAAGTTACATTCTTCCACCATTTCTGAAAAAATACGTAGAGTCCTTCAGCCAAATGGAGTTTTTGACTAAGGATGCCATGAATCTTAATGTAAAGTTGGAGGCTGAGTTGAAAGTGGTTTACGCCAATAGTTTGGCAGAAGTGGATGAATATAAATTAGATTtcaaaagaagaagagaagatgAAATGGTGGTGGTTTACTACAAATTCAAACTTGATAAGTTGCTAACAGATGGAAAAGCAATGGAGAGAGAGTTGGTAAGATTGAAGGAGATAAATCCGACGATTGTAATCATGCTAGACTTTTATTCTAATCATACCCACTCCAATTTCTTGACATGTTTGGAGCATTCTTTTCAGTATTACTCCAATACTTGCACATTCTGGTGTCGGTATGGCATTTTTTTATATTCGAAGTATGAGTGGGAGTGTAACAGAGATGCAAGTGAAGGTAATAATATAATTAGGCGGCACCAAACGTTGAGCGAATGGCAACGTCTCTTTTCAATTGCTGGTTTTACTCGAATTCCATTAAGCCACGAGAAAGATGATCttatagatttttttttctttgacgATAGTAGTTTTTTAGAAATAATGAGGGAGGAAGAAGAGTGTTTGATTTTAGGTTACAAGGAATGTCCAATGTTTTTCTTATCGGCATGGAAACCCAAAGTTGAAGATGGACACTTCAATTCCATTTCCACTAACCATCAGTTTGGACAag GTTTCAATCCAAATCCTCTGCCTCTtcaacctcttcaaccttttctAGAG gGTTTCGCATTAAATCGATTAGCTGCTTTTACTGAGATACATGACATATCAaaatatttatgttgtaaatataaGCTTTCATTAGCTTTAACATCGGCTTCTAAAGTCAACAATATGAATAAACCTTTTTGGGGTCCAAACAAGGAATTTCCTTTTTTTATCCAAAGTAATTCTTGTTATGTGAAAGATCTCAAATCTTATCAATTTATGAATCATGTAGTAGAGGTAATTAATAGCCTCATTATTGAGAAAGCATTTGAATCAAGGGACGGCTACCATTTTGAACCATCTATTACTAAGCTTGACCTAGAATACTACCCATATGCCCTAGTAAAGAATTATAACATAGATGTTGTTGTTGCCATCTGTCTACAAAATCGTCACACAAGTAATGAAGTTTATATAGTACAATTTTATTGGCCTCCAACTGAGAGTGAAATATCAAAATCATTAGCTCTTAGAATCTTCGATGACTTAAAACATATGAAGACAACGTTTGTATCAGTAAAAGTTCAAGGCACCGAAATTAAGTTCCAAGAAGAagccatttcaagcattcctacATCTTCAAACACAGCAATGCCTTTGAAAATAGTTGAAGAAGCAAGGAACATTGATGCAATAGAAATAAATGGGCATATTGAGCAG GTTGTTGCAGCTCCTTTTAACACACTAGAAGGGCCTTATAACCag ATTATTTTCAATGGTGACTCTCAGATTGGGAAAACAAAAGGAAACAAGCAGAGAAAGTCGTGGTCTAAGGTTTGGGTGGACTTTGATAAGTTTGAAGAAAATGGAAAACAAGTAGCCAAATGTAAACACTGCCCCAAGGTGCTTACAGGGTCAAGCAAGAGTGGAACCACACACTTGAATAACCACTCGAAAGTATGTCCTGGTAAGAAAAAACAAAATCAAGAAACCCAGTCGATACTTCCAGTTGATACCAATGAAAGAAGCTCAACGTTTGATCAAGAAAGGAGTCACTTGGATCTTGTGAAAGTGGTTATTAAGCATCAATATCCATTAGATCTGGCTGGTCAAGAAGCCTTCAAGAATTTTGTGAAAGGTTTGCAGCCAATGTATGAGTTTCAATCAAGAGATAAATTGTTATCTGACATACATCGCATCTATAATGAAGAGAGAGAGAAACTTCAGTTGTATTTTGATCAGCTTGCTTGCAAATTAAATTTGATAGTAAGTTTGTGGAAGAACAATCATGGAAAGACTGCATATTGTTGTTTGATAGCACATTTTATTGATGATGGTTGGGAACTAAAGATGAAGATTCTTGGCTTGAGGAAATTAGAGCATGTATATGACACAAAGGTCGTAGGCGGAATTATTCGGAGCTTTGTTTCGGTGTGGAATATAAGAAAGAAAGTATGTTCCATAACTGTGGATAACTCTTTTCTGAATGATGGTATGGTTCATCAGATAAGAGAAAATTGTGTTCGTGAGCAGGGCTCCCTTTCGTCAGCTTATTGGTTCATCAGTTTCACACTTCTTGAGGATGGGTTTCGTGAGATGGATAGCATACTTTCAAAGTTATGGAAATCCATTGAATATGTCACTGAAACAACACATGGAAAACTGAACTTTCAAGAAGCTGTAAATCAAGTGAAGCTACAAGGTGGGAAATCATGGGACGAACTTTCTTTCAAGCTGGAATCAGACTCGGACATACTTGATAGTGCCTTGAGATCAAGAGAAATATTTTGTAAGCTGGAGCAAATTGATGACAATTTTATGCTAAACCTATCAATGGAGGAATGGGAGAAGGCAGCAACTCTACAAAGTTGTTTCAAATGTTTTGATGATATCAAAGGAACTCAATCCCTTACTGCAAATTTGTACTTCCCGAAGCTCTGCAACATGTATGAGGAATTTGGTCAACTAAAAAAGAGCAATCATCCGTTTGTTATATTGATGAAGAGGAAATTTGACAACTATTGGAGCTTATGTAATGTGGCTTTCACTATTGCAGCTACTCTTGATCCAAGGTTAAAGTTTAGATCCTCATGTGATGAGACCTATGATCTTGAAAATACGATGAAGCTGAGAAGATTTCGTAAAGTTCTCATGGATGTTTACTTTGAGTATGCTAATGAAGCCAAAAATCTGAGTGCATCATCTTCGGTCTTGGATGATTCCAATTCTTTAACAGCAGAGACCACAAAAGATTGTATTGTGAGCTACTTCAGTAAATTTGCATCTCCAAGCAATGTTAAAGAGGTGGCTTCACAGAAGTCAGAGCTTGACTGTTATTTAGAAGAGACTTTGCTTCCCTCGGATGCAGACATACTTGGTTGGTGGCGTGTTAATTCTCAAAGGTTCCCTACACTTGCAAAGATGGCTCGTGATTTCCTCGCAATCCCAGTATCAGTTTCCGCACCATGTTCGAATATTAGTGCTATGACCATAAATCCAGCCTACAGTAGCTTAGACCCTGAGAGCATGGAAGCTTTGGTATGCAGTCAAAATTGGTTGGAATCTACAAAAGAAA AAGATGGAGAACATCATGAACCCATGCAAAATATG gataaaaggaaaagaaagatggAAGAGAATGGCACTTCAACTGTAAAAGTTTTCAAAAACCGGAATCATGAAAAAGCTAGTAGTAATGGAGACATTGCTAGTGATTTCAACAAAAATG ATGGTAGTCTATCTTTTGACAATTGGATGGAGCCACAATGTTCTTCTTCAGAGTCTGTTGGTGAAAAAGCAGAGATCATGGAAGCTTCGGTTCGCAATCGAGATAGGTTGGAATCGTCAATAGGAA AACCTAATCATGGAAGAAACATTGCTGCCTCAATCGAAATTCCAAATGATGAACCATCATTCAACAGTAATCAATTGGATGAGTTTCAAAGCTCATCTTCCGAGTCTGATGATGAGACAACATTGAGGGAGCAAGGGTCATGGTGTAGAGAG GATGTTCGGACATATTTAGTCTCAAGCTTTACAAACAAGGAGATAAAAAGATTAAATAGATGGAAAAAGAGTGAGTTGAGTAG AAAATTGATTGGACGAGACAAGGAATTTAAATTAGTGGGCAAGAAACTAAAACCTTTACTCATGGTGCCTTATTGTGATGAAACACTAATAGAGTATTATATCGATGATTCG GTCGTTAATGCTTTTTTAAATTGCTTAAAGGAGATCCGATAA